The Bactrocera dorsalis isolate Fly_Bdor chromosome 2, ASM2337382v1, whole genome shotgun sequence region aaaaataaaaataaaatacttttttttaccattttttttatttttttaatttttttccagctcaccctgAACTTTAAATTTCAACCCTacctaaattatattttttccatacacatacaGCGCACGCTCGCTATTGTGAACACTCTATAGTTCGAACACCCCATAATGTGAACAGACTTTTTTATGCATTGACTACTCTATAATGTGAACAAACCCAAAAGGCTCTATAATATGAACAAAATACGTTAAAGTATTTGAATGTGGTTTACACAGATCTCAGCTAATTCTGAATTTGGGGAATCCCCTAATTGTAGAATAAGACTCTGATTTGTATTGCATGTACTGCGTAGAATACTTCAGTTGCAATTTTGTATTCGCGTGGAGTGTTTCGTTTTAgattttctgttaaaaatgaattctaaAAAACACACGTTTTTGACATTGAAGCAAAAAGCTGATATTCTCGATTCTTTAAAAAGAGGCTCATCTATGACGTTCTTAGCAAAGAAATATAATGTTGCTAAATCAACAATTTGTGgaatcaaagcaaaaaaaagtgattttaatGTTCGTGAACAACACATACTCGGGACCTGGACAAAGAAGAACTCTGCGTCCTTCAGAGCTGCCCAAAATGGCGAAAGCTCTTTATCGTTGGTTTATCAAAATGCGGAATAAAAACTGTCCAGTAAGTGCCTTAATGTTGAAAGAAAAGGCCAAAGTACTGCATGCACAAGGAAAGGAAAATGAATCTAACTTCAACGCTAGTGATGGATGGCTTCAAGGATTTAAAAAAAGGTACGGTATTCGACTGCTGCAAATATCAGGCGAAAAACTATCTTCGCTGCCTCAGCTCGTGGATCCATTTAAGGAAAAACTTAGAGCTAAAATGGCCGAACTGGAGCTGTGTAACGACCAGTTATATAATGCTGATGAGTCAGGCTTATTCTGGAAACTTCTGCCAGAAAAAACGTACGTGTCCAGCATGGAAAAGAGAGCCCCAGGCGTTAAGTCGGAAAAGCAGCGAATCACGTTTTTATGTTGCTCAAACGCCACTGGATCTCATAAACTGAAACTTTTGGTAATAGGAAAGGCAAAGAATCTACGctgctttaaaaactttcaatggCCCACAGACTATAAGAGCTCAAAATCCGCCTGGATATCGTCGGCTGTTTTCAAGGAAAGGTTTCATGAGTCCTTCGTTCTATAGGTGaggatttattttgtattttgttaaaggAGAAAGGTTTGCCAATTAAAGCTCTACTCCTAATCGACAACGCTCCTTCTCACCCAAATGAAGCTCAGCTGGCAACGGAGGATGGACAAATTTTGGCAATGTTTATGCCACCAAACGTTACTCCCCTCATCCAACCAATGGATCAAAATGCCATAAAGATCACAAAGTTGCATTACAGAAACAGCCTTTTAGCCTCAATAGCAGCTACAAactccaattttcgatgaaaaaaattactttacgaAGAGCTATAAATCTTTTGGATGCCGCTTGGAGTCGTGTCAGCGAAGTAACATTAGCTAATtgctggaaaaatattttaaattttacggCAGATGATGACGATCCCGAAGATAGTGTTCCGCTCgcagttttaaaagaaaaaatggggAGCTGAACTTCGCGCCTTGATGAGCAATACCGTCGATCTCCTTAACAGTTTGAATGCTGAGGTTTGTTCGTTTTCGCAGAATCGCACAAAGATAAGTATGCAGGTTAT contains the following coding sequences:
- the LOC125776229 gene encoding LOW QUALITY PROTEIN: jerky protein homolog-like (The sequence of the model RefSeq protein was modified relative to this genomic sequence to represent the inferred CDS: deleted 2 bases in 1 codon; substituted 1 base at 1 genomic stop codon) encodes the protein MLLNQQFVESKQKKVILMFVNNTYSGPGQRRTLRPSELPKMAKALYRWFIKMRNKNCPVSALMLKEKAKVLHAQGKENESNFNASDGWLQGFKKRYGIRLLQISGEKLSSLPQLVDPFKEKLRAKMAELELCNDQLYNADESGLFWKLLPEKTYVSSMEKRAPGVKSEKQRITFLCCSNATGSHKLKLLVIGKAKNLRCFKNFQWPTDYKSSKSAWISSAVFKERFHESFVLXVRIYCILLKEKGLPIKALLLIDNAPSHPNEAQLATEDGQILAMFMPPNVTPLIQPMDQNAIKITKLHYRNSLLASIAATNSNFR